A stretch of the Gossypium hirsutum isolate 1008001.06 chromosome D07, Gossypium_hirsutum_v2.1, whole genome shotgun sequence genome encodes the following:
- the LOC107954206 gene encoding uncharacterized protein has translation MPLLTVIKTTPFENALLQLIFLYLRKHASSPFFPFPSRPLLIQSKEQKPKQNPKMATALANRAAQNQTTGLLRLSFNFFRNLSTATSTESPGASSTASKKPKRKKKKNLFEVAQFLPNWGLGYHMAKTHWTDVSYQITKINLYKDGRHGKAWGVVHKDGAPAADAPKKISGVHKRCWRYIPHLSKPRDTAPTLMKPTENAPKAESELA, from the exons ATGCCTCTTCTAACAGTAATAAAAACGACACCGTTTGAGAATGCTCTTCTCCAACTCATTTTTTTGTACTTGAGAAAACACGCCTCATCTCCTTTCTTTCCCTTCCCCAGTCGCCCTTTACTAATACAGAGTAAAGAACAGAAACCAAAGCAAAACCCAAAAATGGCGACGGCACTCGCAAACAGAGCTGCCCAAAATCAAACTACTGGGCTATTGAGACTCTCCTTCAACTTCTTCAGAAACCTCTCAACTGCGACTTCGACAGAAAGCCCTGGCGCCTCCTCTACAGCTTCCAAAAAGCccaagagaaaaaagaagaagaacctCTTCGAGGTAGCTCAGTTCTTACCCAACTGGGGGCTTGGTTACCACATGGCCAAAACTCATTGGACTGATGTTTCATATCAGATCACCAAGATCAATCTTTATAAG GATGGAAGGCATGGCAAGGCATGGGGAGTGGTCCACAAAGACG GTGCTCCAGCTGCAGATGCTCCGAAAAAAATAAGTGGAGTTCACAAACGCTGTTGGAGATACATTCCGCATCTGTCCAAACCTAGAGATACCGCACCAACCTTGATGAAACCAACAGAAAATGCCCCAAAGGCTGAATCTGAACTAGCTTGA